The DNA region GCGACGTGACCACGGCGGCGGCGGCGGCGTCGCCGAAAAGCACGCAGGTGCGGCGGTCGGCCCAGTTGGTGCGCGAGGTCAGCACTTCGGCGGCGGCCACGAGCACCACCGCCTCGGGGTGCAGGGCGAGGATCGCCCGGGCCATTTCCAGGCCGTAGAGGTAGCCGCTGCAGGCGGCGTTGACGTCCTGGACGACCTTGCCCCGGATGCCGAGCTTTTCCTCCAGCAGGCAGGCGGCCGACGGCGTGTAGTAGTCCGGGGTGACGGTGTAGAGGAAAATGTGGGTGAGCGCGTCGGCGGGCAGCCCCGCGTCGGCCAGGGCGGCCTTGGCGGCATGGGTGGTCATGTCGCTGACGGTTTCCCCGGGCGCGGCGATGTGGCGTTCCTTGATGCCGGTGCGGGTGGTGATCCACTCGTCGGAGGTCTCGACGATTTTTTCCAGATCGGCGTTGGTGAGCACCTTCTGGGGCGCATAGTAGCCGATGCCGCGGATGTAGGCTTCGTGTTTCATGCGGTGGGGATTGGCGCGTCTAGTGTTGGTCGTTGGCGGCCGGCCGGCGGGTTCCGGCCAGATCGATGTTTTTGGCCACGGCCTCGGACAGGTGGTCGTTGGCTTCCATTTCCACGAACCGGGCGGCCATGCGCACGGCGCTGGACATGGCCTTGCTGTTGGAGGCCCCGTGGCAGATGAGGCAGATGCCCTTGAGCCCGAGCAGCGGCGCGCCGCCGTATTCGGCGTAGTCCACCAGGCGCGAGAAGCGCTTGAGGGCGTTAAGGGCCAGCATGGTGCCGATCTTGCCGAAAAAGCCCCGGCGCAGCTCGCCCTTGAGCAGCCTTCCCAGGGACGAGGCCAGGCCCTCGGCCTGCTTGACCACCACGTTGCCGACGAAGCCGTCGCACACCACCACGTCCACGTTGCCGGTGAACAGGTCGCGGCCCTCGATGTTGCCGACGAAATTGAGGGAAGAAAGGCGCAGCAGGTCGAAGGTTTCCTTGACGAGCAAATTGCCCTTGCCCGATTCCTCGCCGTTGGAGAGCAGCGCCACGGCCGGGTTTTCCCGCCCGAGCATGGTCTGGGCCAGCACCGAGGCCATCACGCCGAACTGGAGCAGGTGGAAGGGCTTGCAGTCCACGTTGGCGCCGACGTCGATGATCACGCAGTGGGACTTCTCCGTCGGCATGAAGGTGGCGATGGCCGGCCGGTCCACGCCCGGGGCGCGGCCGATGGTGAACATGGCGCAGGCCAGCGTGGCGCCGGAATGGCCGGCGGAGATGACGCCGTCGGCCTCGCCGTCGCGCACGAGGTTGCAGGCCACCTGGATGGAGGAATCCTTCTTGCGGCGCATGGCCTCGGAAGGCTTTTCCTCCATC from Solidesulfovibrio sp. includes:
- the plsX gene encoding phosphate acyltransferase PlsX, whose amino-acid sequence is MPNSKPRIAVDAMGGDFGPHVVVPGALHAAKAGKAEIILVGDRDAVGEQLARHDVKGLPVSVVHASQVVEMEEKPSEAMRRKKDSSIQVACNLVRDGEADGVISAGHSGATLACAMFTIGRAPGVDRPAIATFMPTEKSHCVIIDVGANVDCKPFHLLQFGVMASVLAQTMLGRENPAVALLSNGEESGKGNLLVKETFDLLRLSSLNFVGNIEGRDLFTGNVDVVVCDGFVGNVVVKQAEGLASSLGRLLKGELRRGFFGKIGTMLALNALKRFSRLVDYAEYGGAPLLGLKGICLICHGASNSKAMSSAVRMAARFVEMEANDHLSEAVAKNIDLAGTRRPAANDQH
- a CDS encoding beta-ketoacyl-ACP synthase III, whose amino-acid sequence is MKHEAYIRGIGYYAPQKVLTNADLEKIVETSDEWITTRTGIKERHIAAPGETVSDMTTHAAKAALADAGLPADALTHIFLYTVTPDYYTPSAACLLEEKLGIRGKVVQDVNAACSGYLYGLEMARAILALHPEAVVLVAAAEVLTSRTNWADRRTCVLFGDAAAAAVVTSQAPPVTQARVMDVRLSSDGSLGHLLTIKGGGSGQPYKLGDVVGEEFFLTMNGPEVFKHAVRSMAGVCEEILSANGLSIDDIALFIPHQANWRIMEAVAKKLSLGTEKVMSTVARFGNTSASTVGVALVEARAAGRIPAGGKVLLAAFGGGFTWGSALLQF